Genomic segment of Salvia hispanica cultivar TCC Black 2014 chromosome 2, UniMelb_Shisp_WGS_1.0, whole genome shotgun sequence:
tcatgaaaaatgaTGCATAGAACTGCGAAATCTGGGTAACTTACTATGAGAAACATGTGGATGGTTACTGAACCAAAAAGTAATATTACCTGAATGACGAGAGCATATATAACTATTGAGTCATAATCACAGCaggagttttaataaaaagtgctTCAAAAAAAGATGCACAAAGCATCAATCTTTTTTACAGATGGCCTAATTTTTTGGAATAGCGCGGAAGGATATTAATACATACACTCGAgcttgtttttaatttttcactaCTTGACCTCGTAACAATCATCCATTTAATGCTAACATATTTAAACATCCACTTCCATCATCTAAGTGATCTCCAATGGAGAAGAAGTTCAAGCAGTTTTTAGTCCAACCTAGTGACCATGACCCATATAGGGTGCCCCACCCTGATGTGGCCTTACACCACCCTGACCCATCTGTGGCTGGCCACCATAACCCCCCTGCATACCAGGTTGACCTCCATAGCCACCAGCGCCCTGACCTCCGTAACCTGCATTGTTCATCATAGGTGGTACACCCTGTGGATTTCCAATCCCCCCGAGCAAATTGCCAATTCCCAATCCAGCCCCCTGAGTGGCCAGCAGTGCTGCCACAGCCTGTCCTATAGCCGCAGGGGCAACTGCTGGATTAAACCCTACAGAAGGAACAGCAGGTCCCGCACTTGGGGCCATCAAGTGTCCACCTGTGTGCCCCACACCACCACTACCAGCATATCTCCCTTTCTTAGCCTGATGATGATAATACCCTTGGTGCCCCTGGTGATGATGTTGCTGTGGCTGCGGCTGCTGCTGACCATGCTGCTGGTTGAAGAAACCCTTGCTGTGTTTCGGGCCATCAATTGCCTTCTGGCAGTGCAGTATCTGACCCTCAAAATGCTTGTGCGGCTCATCCAGCGCCTTTTTCGCACTCTCAATACTCTTATACACAAACAAACAGAAACCCCTAGGCTTTCCAGTCTGTTTATCCAAACCCAAAGGCCCTTCCTCGATCTCCCCAAATTTGGAGAAGTAGTCCAAAAGCTTTTTCGGCTCAAGTTCGGCAGACACATTGCTAACGTATATCTTCCTCTGTGTGTACTCTGACGCGGGTGGTACAGAAACGGACGGCGCTGCAGTCTGCGTGGGAGTCTGAACTGGCCCAGACGACGCCAGTTGGCAAGAAGTCATTCTGCCTTCAATCAACTTCTGAGGTTCCTTGAGAGCGCGACGAGCCCCATCCCTATTCTTGAAAAGAATGAAACCATATCCCTTCGATTTCCCGGTATTCTTGTCTCTAACCACCTTACAGTCCTCAATTTCGCCATACTTCCCAAACACCGACGTAATCGTCTCCGCATTGGCATCCCAACCAAGGCCGTGGACAAAAATCTTGCAGTGGGCAGGGTCGGAGTCAGCCATCCTGTGCACAATCTCAGCCAGATCTGGGTGTTTTCCAAGCGCTTCTTTGATTAGAAGAGTGAGCTGGTCCTTAGAGAAGGGCTCGAGAAGCATCTCCAAAGGCTCTTCCTCAaaatcacaaccatccaattcaaggatccaagggctgagattaagaaggaaataggacacttagggtgcaaaggagcctaacgcacccNNNNNNNNNNNNNNNNNNNNNNNNNNNNNNNNNNNNNNNNNNNNNNNNNNNNNNNNNNNNNNNNNNNNNNNNNNNNNNNNNNNNNNNNNNNNNNNNNNNNNNNNNNNNNNNNNNNNNNNNNNNNNNNNNNNNNNNNNNNNNNNNNNNNNNNNNNNNNNNNNNNNNNNNNNNNNNNNNNNNNNNNNNNNNNNNNNNNNNNNNNNNNNNNNNNNNNNNNNNNNNNNNNNNNNNNNNNNNNNNNNNNNNNNNNNNNNNNNNNNNNNNNNNNNNNNNNNNNNNNNNNNNNNNNNNNNNNNNNNNNNNNNNNNNNNNNNNNNNNNNNNNNNNNNNNNNNNNNNNNNNNNNNNNNNNNNNNNNNNNNNNNNNNNNNNNNNNNNNNNNNNNNNNNNNNNNNNNNNNNNNNNNNNNNNNNNNNNNNNNNNNNNNNNNNNNNNNNNNNNNNNNNNNNNNNNNNNNNNNNNNNNNNNNNNNNNNNNNNNNNNNNNNNNNNNNNNNNNNNNNNNNNNNNNNNNNNNNNNNNNNNNNNNNNNNNNNNNNNNNNNNNNNNNNNNNNNNNNNNNNNNNNNNNNNNNNNNNNNNNNNNNNNNNNNNNNNNNNNNNNNNNNNNNNNNNNNNNNNNNNNNNNNNNNNNNNNNNNNNNNNNNNNNNNNNNNNNNNNNNNNNNNNNNNNNNNNNNNNNNNNNNNNNNNNNNNNNNNNNNNNNNNNNNNNNNNNNNNNNNNNNNNNNNNNNNNNNNNNNNNNNNNNNNNNNNNNNNNNNNNNNNNNNNNNNNNNNNNNNNNNNNNNNNNNNNNNNNNNNNNNNNNNNNNNNNNNNNNNNNNNNNNNNNNNNNNNNNNNNNNNNNNNNNNNNNNNNNNNNNNNNNNNNNNNNNNNNNNNNNNNNNNNNNNNNNNNNNNNNNNNNNNNNNNNNNNNNNNNNNNNNNNNNNNNNNNNNNNNNNNNNNNNNNNNNNNNNNNNNNNNNNNNNNNNNNNNNNNNNNNNNNNNNNNNNNNNNNNNNNNNNNNNNNNNNNNNNNNNNNNNNNNNNNNNNNNNNNNNNNNNNNNNNNNNNNNNNNNNNNNNNNNNNNNNNNNNNNNNNNNNNNNNNNNNNNNNNNNNNNNNNNNNNNNNNNNNNNNNNNNNNNNNNNNNNNNNNNNNNNNNNNNNNNNNNNNNNNNNNNNNNNNNNNNNNNNNNNNNNNNNNNNNNNNNNNNNNNNNNNNNNNNNNNNNNNNNNNNNNNNNNNNNNNNNNNNNNNNNNNNNNNNNNNNNNNNNNNNNNNNNNNNNNNNNNNNNNNNNNNNNNNNNNNNNNNNNNNNNNNNNNNNNNNNNNNNNNNNNNNNNNNNNNNNNNNNNNNNNNNNNNNNNNNNNNNNNNNNNNNNNNNNNNNNNNNNNNNNNNNNNNNNNNNNNNNNNNNNNNNNNNNNNNNNNNNNNNNNNNNNNNNNNNNNNNNNNNNNNNNNNNNNNNNNNNNNNNNNNNNNNNNNNNNNNNNNNNNNNNNNNNNNNNNNNNNNNNNNNNNNNNNNNNNNNNNNNNNNNNNNNNNNNNNNNNNNNNNNNNNNNNNNNNNNNNNNNNNNNNNNNNNNNNNNNNNNNNNNNNNNNNNNNNNNNNNNNNNNNNNNNNNNNNNNNNNNNNNNNNNNNNNNNNNNNNNNNNNNNNNNNNNNNNNNNNNNNNNNNNNNNNNNNNNNNNNNNNNNNNNNNNNNNNNNNNNNNNNNNNNNNNNNNNNNNNNNNNNNNNNNNNNNNNNNNNNNNNNNNNNNNNNNNNNNNNNNNNNNNNNNNNNNNNNNNNNNNNNNNNNNNNNNNNNNNNNNNNNNNNNNNNNNNNNNNNNNNNNNNNNNNNNNNNNNNNNNNNNNNNNNNNNNNNNNNNNNNNNNNNNNNNNNNNNNNNNNNNNNNNNNNNNNNNNNNNNNNNNNNNNNNNNNNNNNNNNNNNNNNNNNNNNNNNNNNNNNNNNNNNNNNNNNNNNNNNNNNNNNNNNNNNNNNNNNNNNNNNNNNNNNNNNNNNNNNNNNNNNNNNNNNNNNNNNNNNNNNNNNNNNNNNNNNNNNNNNNNNNNNNNNNNNNNNNNNNNNNNNNNNNNNNN
This window contains:
- the LOC125204673 gene encoding UBP1-associated protein 2A-like translates to MLLEPFSKDQLTLLIKEALGKHPDLAEIVHRMADSDPAHCKIFVHGLGWDANAETITSVFGKYGEIEDCKVVRDKNTGKSKGYGFILFKNRDGARRALKEPQKLIEGRMTSCQLASSGPVQTPTQTAAPSVSVPPASEYTQRKIYVSNVSAELEPKKLLDYFSKFGEIEEGPLGLDKQTGKPRGFCLFVYKSIESAKKALDEPHKHFEGQILHCQKAIDGPKHSKGFFNQQHGQQQPQPQQHHHQGHQGYYHHQAKKGRYAGSGGVGHTGGHLMAPSAGPAVPSVGFNPAVAPAAIGQAVAALLATQGAGLGIGNLLGGIGNPQGVPPMMNNAGYGGQGAGGYGGQPGMQGGYGGQPQMGQGGVRPHQGGAPYMGHGH